The Anoplopoma fimbria isolate UVic2021 breed Golden Eagle Sablefish chromosome 10, Afim_UVic_2022, whole genome shotgun sequence sequence TCTCACATTGGCAAAGCATCagatatatcaaatatattgGTCAATTTTTGCTACCAGTCACTCTTAGGATACCAGCAATTTTGCTTTCCTGACTAAGAACAATTCCAAATCACTGTAAATTTCAGGACACACCCCAGACTACATCACAATGGGGAGAATAATAATCCAAGTTGCACATATTGCCTGAAATTACACCTTGgatttcataaaaacatcaaaaagttCTTACCTAGAGTCCTATTCCAAAATCCTATTAAGCCCAAGAGTGGAGCCTTACACAACTTGTGAGATGTGGCCCAAACTTCTTCTACATTAGGTAacagttgcaaaaagaaaaggggggggggggggtgctatGGTCCACTCATTTGCATACAAAGTCCATGGCTCGACTCTTGTTTTCATTGGGGAGGTGTCATTCTAAGTGGTAAAACTGGTATGTGATGATCTGAGATTAGCATGTAATTGATGACTGTGCTGAGTTGATTAAAGGTTTGACTTAATCAAGATATTCCAGATTTAAGATGTCACATTTGAATTACTTAATTTGCCCCAAAATCTTGTCTGTTTGACACTGTTAATCTGCTTTGATGTGTTTTGGATGAAGTCCATTTCACTTTGTCTGTTAAGGGACGTGTCATGAGGGATATTTCTACAGAAACCAAAAACTCTTGTGATTTCCTCAGAAACTTCATCTACACTTAAGCACAAAGGTCCAAAGTCCATCTCCCAAGCCCTAATGCCAGTCATGAGACTGTTCTCCATACTGCTGCAGAGGTAGCCCTGCCATCTGGCGACATGGCCCGAAAGAGGCCCATCACTGCGGAACTCAGCTGTTTGATAGAGGTAGTACTGAGCTTTAATGATATTAGAGTGTCACGTCAGATTGGTAGGAGTAGAAGTTATTTACTCAGTTAAAAGTAGCAATGCCACAATGAAAAGATATTCTGTCAGAGAATAGGAAatgtcctgcatttaaaatcgTATAATTTAGAAATAAGTGAAGAGGGACTTCCTCATAATTATTGGGCTTCTCATTTCCTTCCTGTACAAATTAACTGGTAAaatggctgcatttagtatgtctctaaaattaaaatgtagaaGTTGTGTTGGTAAAATATGTACTGTGGTGCTGTATGTTAAGTATGTGTAAGTACTTTACCACATAAGTAGATTTGCCTCAAAAGCAGGTACACAAGTTAAAGGATATATCCAAGGACATCTGTCTACATGTACAGTATTCACGGTCAGTATTAATAGAGTGACGGGATATATTCTCATCTATATAGCTTTCATACTGTGCTCGATCACGATGTTCCCACCACAGTGATGAATGAGCCTCCAGGATAAAGCAGTATTATGTAAGATCTTAGACCCTCTGACCTGTCATAAGCAGGAAACAAGAACAAGGAAAACACACTCAATGTTAGAAGTCAAACATGTCATGATCTCCTCTTGGGCCAgctgaaaaatgtcatgattgTAGTCACAAACGGatattttcaaattttgtcttaagtgtgtgtttgctggctGGAAGGCAGGGATTTCACTTTGAATACACACATTTGAACATGTACATGGACCACCATAAATgcaatatccatccatccatccatttccttccgcttatccggggccgggtcgcgggggcagcaagctaaggagggtcctccagacgtccttctccccagcaacactttccagctcctcctggggaaccccgaggcgttcccaggccagacgagatatataatctctccagcgtgttctgggtcagCGAGGTcagaaggagcagcggctctactccgagctccctccggatgtctgagctcctcaccctatctctaaggctgagcccagccaccctacgaagggtGGCTTCcattttccggaagagaaccatggcctcagacttggaggtactgactctcatcccgaccgcttcacactcggctgtgaaccgccccagtgcgtgctgaaggtcacgttctccGGAAGAAtggccaacagaaccacatcatctgcaaaaagcagggatgtgattctgaggtccccaaaccagAAACTCTCCTCTGAggtcccccggctgcgccttgaaatcctgtccatgaaaatcacaaacaggattggtgacaatgggcagccctggcggaggccaacacgcgctgggaacaagctcgactttgtgccgagtatccggacacagctctcactttggtcatacaaggaccgaatggctcgtagtaacgaaccaggtaccccatattcccgcagtaccccccacaggactccccgagggacacggtcgaaggccttctccaagtccacaaaacacatgtagactggatgagcaaactcccatgcaccctccaacagacctgcaagggtaaagagttggtccgctgttccacgtccaggacggaatccgcattgctcctcctgaatctgaggttcaacaatcggacggagcctcctttccagcaccctggagtaaactttcccaggttggctgagcagtgtgacacccctataattggagcacactctccggtccccctttttgaaaataggaaccaccaccccggtctgccactccacaggcactgtacccgacttccacgcgacagtgaagagacgtgtcaaccaagacagcccaacaatgtccagagcctttagcatctccggttgaatctcatccactcctggcgctttgccgctgaagagctttttaactaccaaCGACccccgccaggcatatggacgagtcttccccgagtcttcagactctgcctcttccacagaggacgtgttggtcgggttcaggagttcctcaaagtgttctttccaccgctcgacaatatccccagtccgggtctgcagttctcccccccctgctgagcacagcctgtgaaaagccctgtttcccctttctgagtcgtctcgcggtttgccagaacttccttgaggccattcgaaagtccttctccatggcctcgccgaattcctcccacacccgggtttttgcctcagcaaccgccgcagctgcagcccttctggccaaccggtacctgcctgctgattcaggagacccctgggccaaccaagcccgaaaggcctccttcaccgctggtgtccaccagcgggttctcggattgccgccacgacaggcaccgatcgccttccgaccacaactcctagcagcagcttccacaatggaggatttgaacatggcccactcggcttccatgtccccagcctcccccgggatgcacgagaaattattccggaggtgggagttgaagaccttgtggacaggatcctcagccagacgttcccagttcaccctcactacacgtttgggtttaccgggtctgtccggcagcctcccccgccacctgatccaactcaccaccaggtggtgatcagttgacagctctgctcctctcttcttaTAAATGCAATAATAAACCCAAATTGtaacactgaaacaaaataaaacatttaacttgaAAGCTTAACGAAATCATAAACCCAGTTCCAGGTTTCAAACACTACAATCAACACATAAACTCTAATTATTCAACATTTCTAGTTTTTAAACCAATCATCTAGactaaaactaaacttttggggggggggggggttaaaatCTGCATatctattttaaaaatatttcattggCACCATAAAAAAATAAGCCGAGGAATTTGGTCACATAAAACCTTTATTAGAACTtcaaataatatttacagacagagtatacaaaatgcacttttagaacaaaacattaGCACTAgtgtagaaaacaaaaacagaatctTACAGGAGATTGATACACAAGAGGTGGGTGACACCTTCACAGACCAAAGTACCTTTTAGAATTTACAAAATTTGAATAAGGATGGTGGTGGGTTTGATcaaaagaatatgttttttaaactgcCAATACATCAATTATATGAAACCGGAAGACTTCTTTCATTATACACCAAAAACACCACCACCTTCTCTCTTAGAATCAGTTCAGCTAATATTTACAACTTAGCTCTCCTTGACAGCCATACAAAGCGAGGGCTGAAACATCTTGAAAAATAACTAAGACGGCTAAAACTAAAAGGCAAGCCAGAGAAGAAAACTCAGTCCTGAGGAAAAGGGTGGTAGGAGACTGCAGGGACCAAAAGACAGTACTACTGAGCCTCGTCCTCTGGACAGGAATGCCATGTCAATCTCTCCTCATAGAAGGAAATGACCACCTGAGGGCAGCGAGTGTTGGCCTCACGGGCTGGGACCAAATCTGCTTCATCTGAGTCTTTCCTAAAGAAGAGGAcaaaaggggagaaaaacatTACGGCAACTGTGGACCATCGTTTAcgaaaaatatacagaaaaaggGCGTTACGTAAACTGGACGGACATTCCTTTACTACAGCATTACATAGCTGAATGTATATTTTACTTATCTCTGAGGGATGTAACAAAGTCAGAGTATATATTTCTAGTAATAAAGGGATTTACAGATGGGAACATTTAATGTTTGAAGTGAAAAAATGATAGTTTGCATTATGCACATGAAAAGGTCTAATTTCTCACCATTTCATCAAGAACATCAACTCCCCGCTGCTGTCTGTTGCGCCGATGATCCGTTCTGGGTCGAGATTCCTGGCGAAGCCACGTGGTTTCTCAGCCTTTAAGATGTGACAACAAGTGATATGAGAACTTTTTGGGTGGTCTAAACAACAAGTGAATGTTCACATGAGGGTTATACTGTCGTCTGTATGTTGGACATGCATGGGAAAATGTTAGTGAACTCACCACATCTTTTTTCTTGGCTTCTGTCTCTGGCTCATCTGTTGATGCCTTCCGCTTCACAGGCGCAGGCTTCTCCTTAACGTTCTTCTGTGCTTCTAAAAAAGCTGAGATTAGCTCTGGACAATCCAGGTTATCCTCTGGCTCCCAGGTATTGTCAGCCCTAAATAAGCAGGGAAGGAGGATGTGGGTTACCATTTGCAACCCCTTAACATCAAATccatacacatgcaaacatatttaaatagcTTCTACGCGGAACGGCAGCTTATTCGTGCAACCAAAAGTAACTATGAACAAAAGCAGAGCACAACCCCAAACCGGGGAAGCACTTACAAGCTCGGCGGGGGTCAGGTGTCACAGGCAACTTACTCTGTAAATCCTTTCCACTTCAGGAAGAATTCTACTTTCCCATTGGCAATTCGTTGGTCAAGCACTTTCTCCACCACAAATTCCTCGGGCTCCTCCTGTGTGTCCATTGAATCCTTCTTACCCTTGGTATTCTGCTTCTTGCCCATGTtttgcactaaaaaaaaaaaccaagtaggAGTGAGATTTTCCAATGCCATCCCAATAATTCACATGCATAGTTCCTGCTCTGCACAAGTAACAGGGGCCGTAAACCACATGGTTGTTACTACTTTAGTTCTCATAACTGAGGAGTTTACAGTAACATATATGGAAGAAAAAACGTGCACATAAATAGTATTTGTAATTCTTAAGTGCACTTGTTATGCTAAATAATATTTGATGCTAGCCAAATCACAACATAACGGTATGTTAGCATAAGAGCTAActagcgttagctggttagaGGACTCCAGGTCTGCGTGGAAGAGGAGCATTGATTTGCATTTACTGTCATGTGCAAAGCAAACAACGATGGTGTCAAGACATAAGGTGGATTAAGTCATGTTGCAGTGGCGTTTTAAATGAGCACATTACGTGATGCTTAGCTAGCCAGGGCAGGAATGCTAAAAGGCCCGAAGATGCAACAAAAACCCCCAAATACAAGCTCCTACTTCCCGCTAGCTTAGCTATGAGCTAACAGGCTGTAACCTAGCAGTGCCATGGCAGTGCACTGGGCAGACACTAACAATGCACTGGTGTAGCCAGGTTTAAATAGTATATAAACATGTGGTAACGTAACGTTGTGGCTTACTTTCTGCGTTTCCTGCTACAAGCTCCAACTTGCAAAAGAAGGCTGTCGTGTGTTTGCCTGGATCAATCGATTAAAGATTACTCAAACGTGTTGCATGAAGCATCATTTACACAGAGACGTGTCTGCATACGtacctttaaaacaaaagaggagCTGCTTGTGTGATGTCTGCTAGCCACGCGGTCAGCTTTCCCTTTATGTGTCTGCAGCAGCGAGCAGGCGCCAAAAGCTAACAGTCATGGGCTGCTACGGAAGCCGAGAGAGGAAAcgcgcttttttttttacctttgcaCCTGGTCGCTTGTAAGACTATATTTAAGCCCTCAAGTCCTTTAAAGGTTGTGGTTCAAGGGACTTCATCAAAGCCACGAGGTCTGAAACTATTTGTGGTTggtttgcatatatatatttttttccttcagtttatgtcttatttattcttttttgcaatcaaaaagaataaataagcaTGTGGATAACCTGCCATTACATTCTTGTTATTCAGAAAAggggtacattacattacagtcatttagcagacgcttttatccaaagcgacttacaggaagtgtattcaacataggtattcaagagaactactagtcaccagaagtcataagtgcatctcctttcttaaacaagcatcttaaagcataaaccagagcaaaagtatagtgcagaggcaaattactacgaatacaataattgcaacagactaatccgaatatagtaagtgctacaaactactacgaatagggtAAGTATGctcatgaaacaaaaacaataaaaaatgagacAGACTGCtttatcttttttgttgtttttttttttaaatcagaaagaACAATGTCAGCAAGAGCATTTCAATTTCCCTAAGCAAAAATCATACTATCAACAGTCAACAATCACCATGCAATCAAAAACATTTGCCCCAAAAACAGATTGAAATttcaacaaacagaaaagtaaacTCTTGGTCAAACCGGAAAATTGAGTACAAGTTTGTGAGGgacaaggaaaaaaataattcatgtgTTACACTTTTACGTTATGCTCCTTTCTCCATTCAACTCACTCAGCTGAGTGTATAAAGACATATGCCAAGGAATGGGGTGGCATCTTttactaaatacttttttcaactctctttcaattatataaaaagcaacaaccaAACAACATTCAATCTTATTAAATAGAGTTGGTGCTTggaatttttacttttttttcagaaataggAGGTTTTAGGTCCATTAAGGGACAATTCAATAATGAAGAATTTGTAGTCAAGGAgccaatcatgtttttttttttgttttgtttttttacttagcCAAAATCTACAACATAAACCAAGGCGTGAGGTAGAATATAATCTTGCCTAAACGcttaagtatttaaaatgaaagggTTAAGAAAAATTGTGCTTGAAACAAATCACTCaacattaatgtaaaacatgAGATGGTAGCCTctttacaaacatttttgttatgaTAATGGGCACTCACAATAACCAAAACACTTATCCAATGCAAATTAAGGCCTTGTCAATTTAATCATTGGtatattgtatgtcataaagacataaggaaaacaacatttcagtACAAATTTCTACTGAACAGTACATGCCCTCAAATATCTGAAACAAAGCTGTAAACTTTAGATAGGCAAGGTCCCAATATTCTCACCACTCCGAGATAAACTTaccattaagaaaaaaaaaagatactgcCGCTGACAGTCTCATGATGCATATAAGCATTTCAGGAACCTCAGaaactttaataaatacaatcttTAACCTCTTTATACTGAATAGGTATACGTTGAGGCAAGAtggagacaaacaaataaacaaacaaacaaacaaacaaaaacaaacaaacagaatccTCCGCTGAGATCCCTATCCAGTGAGTGTCCCACTGCTGTCCATGTTGACTTTAGGGATGTCTGGTTGTCTGTTTGTAACACGGTAGCCTTAATGACTTGAATGTTAACAAGCACAGAGAGACTGGTAGCATTGCTGGCAGCTTAACTGATCCCTTAAACCGCCCCGGGTGCCTTGTCAATCTTCAATAAGCATAAAATGTCCAGTGTGTAAGCTACATTTTCCCCATGAGAAATTTTATTTACagagatttttgtattttttattttccgagtgtcttttctttttgcagcttTTGCAGATCTAGGCTCCAAACAGTGGTGAATCCACTCACACAGGCAAAAGAGGAGATCCCAAAACCAGAGTCAGGCAAGTTAAGTCCAAAAATatccaaaaatctaaaaagctTAAGTCTCATCTGGCAATACTGCATCATTGCTTTTTGTCCTTCTTCCGCTTGTCTGTTTTGTTGCCTGTTGATGTGGCAACAGCAGGCCGTCTCACAGGCTGAACTACAACCCTCCCATTAGCCCCGCACTGCAGGGTGAATCTTTCTGGGTTCAAGGGCCGTCCTGAACCATCTCTCAGCCGGGCCAGGACGTCTCTGGTCAGCTGCTTGATCTGCTGGCCCACAGCCCCCATTGTCTTGGCTGTAAGCTGTTTCTCCCTCAGTAGCCTGGCTCTCTGAGCCTGTAACCTCTCCACCTCTTCTTGAAGCCCTGTGATGGCATCTAGTTTGCGCTTCCGGCAGTTTTGCGCTGCCAG is a genomic window containing:
- the LOC129097178 gene encoding chromobox protein homolog 3-like isoform X2; the encoded protein is MGKKQNTKGKKDSMDTQEEPEEFVVEKVLDQRIANGKVEFFLKWKGFTEADNTWEPEDNLDCPELISAFLEAQKNVKEKPAPVKRKASTDEPETEAKKKDVAEKPRGFARNLDPERIIGATDSSGELMFLMKWKDSDEADLVPAREANTRCPQVVISFYEERLTWHSCPEDEAQ
- the LOC129097178 gene encoding chromobox protein homolog 3-like isoform X1 codes for the protein MQNMGKKQNTKGKKDSMDTQEEPEEFVVEKVLDQRIANGKVEFFLKWKGFTEADNTWEPEDNLDCPELISAFLEAQKNVKEKPAPVKRKASTDEPETEAKKKDVAEKPRGFARNLDPERIIGATDSSGELMFLMKWKDSDEADLVPAREANTRCPQVVISFYEERLTWHSCPEDEAQ